Proteins from a genomic interval of Paenibacillus sp. FSL R5-0623:
- a CDS encoding S-layer homology domain-containing protein: protein MKDLKKVTQLVLSGALVFGMFPFTANTSQAAVTSFKDVPTSHWAKASIDAAVAKGYFKGYSDGTFKPGATVTRAEFAALLARVSKGTLETELANEFQDLTGHWSETEVNRAVSLGFLKTSDYPNGFKPGTALTREEMAKWLSSGLAAQDEDYKQALKDTENTLVPVAEYYKGGLKKAAYPYVSVVLGTGLMGGYPDGTFGPGKTTTRAEAAVILSRYEQVQKSKATSYRDLNEMREVGLTGTNLTSATPFVYSKYENANYLNSFDLITEKPFSLRNNLGEMIVHRMIIADAPTASTVKNMYGKMFIDKDFDRFIDEDRYMVFMEVTVTPNGNNLSNLALANSTGYRLTSGAASNFTSGAIKKYGIINLPRVDYVKSGFFKKGVSKRYWMAQSINRYRSEDVTLNGSSIRVGNSLTSFYIPN, encoded by the coding sequence GTGAAAGATTTGAAAAAAGTAACACAACTAGTATTAAGCGGTGCATTGGTATTTGGAATGTTCCCTTTCACCGCAAACACCAGTCAAGCAGCCGTGACCTCATTTAAAGATGTGCCAACGAGCCATTGGGCGAAAGCATCGATCGATGCAGCGGTAGCAAAAGGTTATTTCAAAGGATATAGTGATGGTACGTTTAAGCCTGGAGCGACAGTAACACGTGCAGAATTTGCAGCGCTGCTGGCTCGGGTGTCTAAAGGAACGCTGGAGACAGAGCTAGCTAATGAGTTTCAGGATTTGACGGGACATTGGAGTGAAACCGAGGTGAATCGTGCGGTATCGCTCGGCTTTTTGAAAACTTCCGATTATCCGAATGGTTTTAAGCCAGGCACGGCTTTGACACGAGAGGAAATGGCAAAGTGGCTCAGCTCAGGACTTGCAGCTCAGGATGAAGATTACAAGCAAGCGTTAAAGGATACAGAGAATACGCTAGTGCCTGTGGCAGAATATTACAAGGGCGGGTTGAAGAAAGCAGCATATCCCTATGTGTCGGTGGTATTGGGAACTGGATTGATGGGCGGGTACCCAGACGGTACGTTTGGTCCGGGGAAAACAACCACACGAGCAGAGGCAGCAGTTATTTTATCCCGTTACGAACAGGTACAGAAGAGCAAGGCAACGTCGTATAGAGATCTGAATGAAATGCGCGAGGTAGGTCTAACAGGAACGAATCTGACTTCTGCGACGCCATTTGTTTACAGTAAATATGAGAACGCAAACTATTTGAATAGTTTTGACTTGATAACGGAGAAACCTTTTTCACTTCGTAACAATCTTGGAGAAATGATAGTCCATCGAATGATCATAGCCGACGCCCCCACTGCTTCGACTGTGAAGAATATGTATGGAAAAATGTTTATCGATAAAGATTTTGACAGATTCATTGATGAAGATCGCTACATGGTTTTTATGGAAGTAACAGTTACTCCTAATGGAAATAATCTTAGCAATCTTGCCTTAGCTAACTCGACTGGATATCGCTTAACTAGTGGTGCAGCAAGTAATTTTACAAGTGGAGCTATAAAAAAATATGGAATAATAAACTTACCAAGGGTAGATTATGTGAAATCTGGCTTTTTCAAAAAAGGGGTTTCTAAGCGATATTGGATGGCCCAATCTATCAATCGATATCGTTCGGAGGATGTTACTTTAAACGGTTCATCTATAAGGGTCGGTAACTCCCTTACGTCATTTTATATACCAAATTGA
- a CDS encoding RHS repeat-associated core domain-containing protein, which yields MEMHGEGNVKARYVYGLGLIGREDADGTYLSYHYDLRGSTTLLTDEQNRVTDRYTYGLYGELEQHEGLTQQPFAYNGRDGVMTDANGLYYIRARYYDPKLKRFLNRDVIRGEIQEGQTFNRYAYVNGNPVSYIDPPGLMKCETEGTGNPRTFVDDMDASEAARYQRYWKQDINPDYKGAPNTRGRTYTALGTRSIIDQKLSNTGELYNRETIYDQFGRRIGNNDYTNHGKPHHHESPHHHPNPWQNSTQHGPNTPGLHPNTPRW from the coding sequence ATGGAGATGCACGGCGAGGGGAATGTGAAGGCGCGGTACGTGTATGGACTCGGACTGATTGGCCGAGAAGATGCTGACGGAACCTATCTCAGTTACCACTATGACCTACGTGGTAGTACGACGTTGCTAACGGACGAGCAGAACCGGGTGACGGACCGCTATACGTATGGATTATATGGGGAACTGGAGCAACATGAAGGCTTGACCCAGCAGCCATTTGCGTATAATGGTCGAGATGGTGTCATGACCGATGCCAACGGACTGTATTACATACGGGCACGGTATTATGATCCGAAGCTGAAACGGTTCCTGAACCGAGATGTGATCCGTGGAGAGATTCAGGAGGGGCAGACCTTTAACCGGTATGCGTATGTGAACGGGAACCCGGTGAGTTACATTGATCCGCCGGGGTTGATGAAGTGTGAGACTGAGGGGACGGGAAATCCTAGGACTTTTGTTGATGATATGGACGCTTCAGAAGCGGCTCGATATCAAAGGTACTGGAAGCAGGATATAAATCCGGACTATAAGGGAGCACCAAACACAAGAGGGAGAACGTATACTGCACTTGGTACGCGGAGCATTATAGACCAAAAATTAAGTAATACTGGCGAGCTGTACAACAGAGAAACAATTTATGACCAGTTCGGCAGAAGGATTGGAAATAACGATTATACAAACCATGGGAAACCACATCATCATGAAAGCCCACATCATCATCCAAACCCATGGCAGAATTCTACACAACACGGTCCGAACACTCCTGGTCTTCATCCTAATACTCCGAGGTGGTAG
- a CDS encoding RHS repeat-associated core domain-containing protein, whose translation MKLEVSLSDLKRTSKSLNGAADEMGDLRADLNRSMNSLSYKTLSQGGVQSTFTHLMRELDGLQSKLELLSELTRRKREEYEQADREGKKFNWGKLASFLTFALGTVLDFLPVVGNVKGIIEAITGRDLLTGEKLAWYERGLAVLGPLGKGANKAASLFKYADEALELTGKTVKHADDAADAAKTVGRNADEAIDAIPTSPNKAGVPGNSTREAGEDMAGATPKSTKAGEAPAGSRDTGDAPMTSNKPTGKADDAPSDAGSTRHDTGLTDAEKAAAAAGTAAGTGSAAAASMIKKTPGGNAPKGAEVPGAPKSKDIDSSPHQPSTGRTTETQNVTKSNKESCPGDPIHAATGYQFMNHDILTLHGATDWPLTLIYHSGLLQRGELGPAWTHQYGLRLHVHSSIQDSAEHAPAVDVYWTAGRQNQFIYQADGTYRSPDLDVYFDVLEREEDGWKLTTREPREIYRFTEEGQLLSHTQSSGLTLDMSYQVAGRLMTLTDRATQRSLHLDYTSTGELKEVRDALRRVAFEYSPEGVLVRVIEPGGVVTDLVSDEDGRLISLTESGILQFTNTFDASYRIVEQTDAAGSKFYFHYDTESHSGQTWTTVTNRLGQTRTLVHDDALQLLEVHAEDGGITRYTYTPQGQIASVTNPLGENTTYVYDADGHLIREIDPLGHETEYHYTSHHQVARETDAEGGVTRYQYDEQQRLTEVTRPDGSIAKWTYTETGQTATYQDFTGAIWTYAYSETGELQHTLDPEGRRLQVGWDEAGRLVELKDAAGSVSRRSYDGADRLTSITDPLGLTWQTVYDASGQRIRDTRPSGASMQYTYTPTGEVATLTDALGHTREYTYDAENRLIAETNALGESTQLSYDTAGRLQTVTDALGHITKYHVDGAGRLVSVIDGEGRTVQQLTYDGAGRPVAWQDGLGHMTRLRFNALHQRVEDTDADGHTRHYRYDAAHRLTEVIQGEGADEVTYRQTWDGEDRNTSYTDASGNQTRLTYDRSGRLLQETNAAGARTAYTYDNRGWLSAKLDAKGQETRYTYDAAGRLIRATDEAGEIVLTYTPDGQVARVLEAEQHEGRTYDAAGRLLTRTDGFGHLLQYAYDAAGRMTALTYPDGKVVQYRYQATGELAEVKDWNGRLTRYRYDASGKLIETRRPNGSQEQREYDAAGQLTRLTDTSGQGIRLQQFKYAYSPSGLLLKEENKQYTYDTLKRLRSGTQPGRVVHYTYDPSGNLTTEQVGTSETESTSISPTQHLHYTWDNRIQRVGDYPVEIDANGNLLYATDGNTASAYEYDARNRLVKAGKLRYRYNPQGDRIEIAQRGQVTRYVIDDAHELSGVLMEMDGEGNVTSRYIYGLGLIGREDADGTYLSYHYDLRGSTTLLTDERNQVTDRYTYGLYGELEQHEGLTQQPFAYNGRDGVMTDANGLYYMRARYYDPKLKRFLNRDVIRGEIQDGQTFNRYAYVNGNPVSYIDPLGLMKCGTADPYGGYYERKAQRTNDYNNKTGDWTPSAKTTPPNGPYRTDKEADIGAEMLGYRRVDENTKSHGRAVYTNGKDYISPDTPRQNGSTDNGGVWKKANSITDLFRKETRKGTYDKNLNRIGD comes from the coding sequence ATGAAATTGGAAGTCAGCCTATCTGACCTGAAGCGGACCTCAAAAAGTCTGAACGGAGCCGCGGATGAGATGGGGGATCTGCGCGCGGACCTGAATCGGTCCATGAACAGTCTAAGCTATAAAACCCTCAGTCAAGGTGGGGTACAAAGTACATTCACCCACCTGATGCGGGAACTGGACGGCTTGCAAAGTAAGCTGGAACTGTTGTCGGAGTTGACCCGTCGCAAACGAGAAGAATATGAACAAGCGGATCGGGAGGGCAAAAAATTCAACTGGGGGAAGCTGGCGAGCTTCCTCACCTTTGCATTGGGGACGGTGCTGGATTTCTTGCCTGTCGTCGGCAATGTGAAAGGGATCATCGAGGCCATCACAGGTCGGGATCTGCTGACCGGAGAGAAACTGGCCTGGTATGAGCGTGGTCTTGCCGTGCTGGGGCCGCTGGGGAAAGGAGCCAATAAGGCCGCTTCCCTCTTCAAGTATGCGGATGAGGCGCTGGAACTGACGGGAAAAACCGTTAAACATGCGGATGACGCTGCAGATGCAGCAAAAACCGTCGGTCGCAACGCCGATGAAGCAATCGATGCGATCCCGACCAGCCCGAACAAGGCGGGCGTGCCCGGGAACTCGACCCGAGAAGCCGGGGAGGATATGGCCGGAGCGACGCCGAAGTCGACCAAGGCAGGTGAAGCCCCCGCAGGCTCCAGGGATACAGGTGACGCGCCGATGACGAGTAACAAACCAACGGGCAAAGCAGACGATGCGCCAAGCGATGCCGGGTCCACACGCCACGATACGGGACTCACCGATGCCGAGAAAGCAGCGGCTGCAGCAGGAACGGCGGCAGGAACGGGCTCTGCAGCGGCCGCTTCGATGATAAAGAAGACACCCGGAGGTAACGCTCCGAAAGGCGCAGAGGTACCAGGGGCGCCCAAGTCGAAGGATATCGATTCTTCGCCGCATCAACCATCTACAGGGCGAACCACCGAAACGCAGAATGTAACCAAATCCAACAAAGAAAGCTGTCCAGGTGATCCGATCCATGCGGCTACCGGTTATCAGTTTATGAACCATGATATCCTGACGCTGCATGGGGCTACCGATTGGCCCTTGACCTTGATCTACCACTCAGGCCTGCTGCAACGAGGGGAACTGGGCCCGGCCTGGACGCACCAATACGGACTGCGATTGCATGTTCATTCTTCAATCCAAGATTCAGCTGAGCACGCGCCTGCCGTGGACGTCTATTGGACAGCAGGACGTCAAAACCAATTCATCTATCAAGCCGATGGAACCTATCGAAGTCCAGATCTCGATGTGTACTTTGATGTGCTCGAACGGGAAGAGGATGGTTGGAAACTGACAACGCGTGAGCCACGTGAGATCTATCGATTTACCGAAGAAGGACAACTGCTCAGTCACACGCAGTCCAGTGGCCTAACCCTGGACATGTCTTATCAGGTAGCGGGTCGCCTGATGACCCTAACCGATCGGGCAACCCAGCGATCCCTGCATTTGGACTATACCTCGACAGGCGAACTGAAAGAAGTGAGGGATGCCCTACGGCGTGTAGCATTTGAATATAGCCCGGAGGGCGTATTGGTTCGCGTGATCGAGCCCGGTGGTGTTGTAACCGATTTGGTCTCGGATGAGGATGGACGTTTGATCTCCCTGACGGAGAGTGGCATCCTCCAGTTCACGAACACCTTCGACGCATCTTACCGAATTGTGGAGCAGACGGATGCGGCAGGAAGCAAATTCTACTTCCACTATGATACCGAGAGTCACTCGGGTCAGACGTGGACTACAGTGACCAATCGGCTGGGGCAGACACGCACCCTCGTGCATGATGACGCCTTGCAGCTCCTCGAAGTGCATGCCGAAGATGGCGGGATTACACGTTATACCTACACGCCACAAGGACAGATAGCCAGTGTCACCAACCCACTGGGCGAAAACACGACGTATGTCTATGATGCGGATGGGCATCTGATCCGCGAAATCGACCCACTGGGTCATGAAACGGAATATCACTATACCTCACACCACCAAGTTGCGCGTGAAACGGATGCTGAAGGCGGCGTAACCCGCTACCAGTACGATGAACAACAACGACTGACCGAAGTGACCCGTCCAGATGGCAGTATAGCGAAATGGACCTATACTGAAACGGGACAAACGGCTACGTACCAGGACTTCACGGGAGCCATCTGGACTTATGCCTACAGCGAGACAGGGGAGCTGCAGCATACGCTGGATCCGGAAGGTCGACGTTTACAGGTGGGCTGGGATGAAGCAGGCCGACTGGTCGAACTGAAGGATGCCGCAGGAAGTGTGAGTCGCCGGAGCTACGATGGTGCAGATCGCCTGACATCCATCACCGACCCGCTGGGCCTCACGTGGCAGACCGTGTATGATGCCAGTGGGCAGCGCATTCGGGATACCCGTCCGTCTGGAGCCTCCATGCAGTATACGTATACGCCGACCGGGGAAGTGGCGACCCTCACCGATGCGCTCGGTCACACCCGGGAGTACACCTATGATGCCGAAAACCGCCTGATCGCCGAAACGAATGCGCTCGGTGAAAGCACGCAGCTATCCTATGACACCGCAGGTCGATTGCAGACCGTGACCGATGCGTTAGGACACATCACGAAGTATCACGTTGATGGTGCAGGTCGTCTGGTCTCCGTCATCGATGGCGAAGGGCGGACTGTCCAGCAGCTGACCTATGATGGCGCAGGACGCCCCGTGGCCTGGCAGGATGGACTCGGCCACATGACGCGGCTGCGGTTTAATGCCCTCCATCAACGCGTCGAAGATACCGACGCGGATGGGCATACCCGTCATTATCGCTACGATGCCGCGCACCGTCTGACCGAAGTCATTCAAGGCGAAGGCGCAGATGAAGTGACCTATCGCCAGACATGGGATGGGGAAGATCGGAATACGAGCTATACCGATGCCAGTGGAAACCAGACTCGTCTAACGTATGACCGCAGTGGCCGCTTGTTGCAGGAAACAAATGCGGCAGGTGCACGGACAGCGTATACTTATGATAATCGTGGCTGGCTAAGTGCCAAGCTGGATGCCAAGGGACAGGAAACCCGGTACACGTATGATGCCGCGGGCCGCCTGATCCGTGCCACGGATGAAGCAGGCGAAATCGTGCTGACCTACACGCCCGATGGACAAGTGGCGCGTGTGCTCGAAGCGGAGCAGCATGAGGGACGAACCTACGATGCGGCAGGACGCTTGCTTACGCGAACCGATGGATTTGGGCATCTACTGCAATATGCGTATGATGCGGCAGGCCGGATGACGGCACTGACCTATCCGGATGGCAAAGTGGTGCAGTATCGTTACCAAGCCACGGGTGAACTGGCTGAAGTGAAGGACTGGAACGGCCGTCTGACCCGGTACCGCTATGATGCAAGCGGGAAGCTTATCGAGACTCGGCGCCCGAACGGCAGCCAGGAGCAGCGGGAGTATGATGCCGCGGGCCAACTGACTCGCCTGACGGATACGAGTGGACAAGGCATTCGTTTACAGCAATTCAAGTACGCATACAGCCCAAGCGGCTTGCTGTTGAAGGAAGAAAACAAACAGTACACGTACGATACCTTGAAGCGCCTACGCAGTGGCACCCAGCCAGGCCGTGTTGTACACTACACGTATGACCCATCCGGGAACCTGACAACCGAACAAGTAGGGACATCTGAAACAGAATCCACGAGCATTTCGCCCACGCAGCATCTGCACTACACCTGGGATAACCGGATTCAGCGGGTAGGAGACTATCCCGTCGAGATCGATGCCAACGGTAATCTGCTGTATGCAACGGATGGTAACACCGCTTCCGCTTACGAATACGATGCTCGAAATCGTCTGGTGAAGGCAGGGAAACTGAGGTATCGCTACAACCCGCAGGGGGATCGGATTGAAATCGCGCAGCGAGGGCAAGTGACCCGCTATGTCATCGACGATGCACATGAACTGAGCGGGGTGCTGATGGAGATGGATGGGGAAGGGAATGTGACATCCCGTTACATCTATGGTCTGGGGCTAATCGGGCGCGAAGATGCCGACGGAACGTATCTGAGTTACCACTACGACCTGCGTGGCAGTACGACGTTGCTGACGGATGAACGTAACCAGGTGACGGATCGCTATACGTACGGACTATATGGGGAACTGGAGCAACATGAAGGATTAACCCAGCAACCGTTTGCGTATAATGGTCGAGATGGGGTCATGACCGATGCCAACGGACTATATTACATGCGAGCACGGTACTATGATCCAAAGCTGAAACGGTTCCTGAACCGAGATGTGATCCGTGGAGAGATTCAGGATGGACAGACGTTTAACCGGTATGCGTATGTGAACGGGAATCCGGTAAGTTACATTGATCCACTGGGGTTGATGAAGTGTGGGACTGCCGATCCCTACGGTGGATACTACGAGCGTAAAGCTCAAAGAACAAATGATTACAATAATAAAACAGGAGATTGGACACCTTCTGCAAAAACAACACCACCGAATGGGCCTTATCGGACTGATAAGGAAGCGGATATTGGTGCAGAAATGTTGGGTTATAGACGAGTTGATGAAAACACAAAATCTCATGGTAGAGCAGTGTACACTAATGGGAAGGATTATATCTCTCCTGATACACCTAGACAGAATGGCTCAACTGATAATGGGGGAGTATGGAAGAAAGCAAATTCAATTACGGATTTGTTTAGGAAAGAAACAAGAAAAGGAACGTATGATAAAAATTTAAATCGGATAGGTGATTGA
- a CDS encoding DUF5704 domain-containing protein, with the protein MSCFFFIILILITTDSISIAANDNEAQDLKRIVVSPDPEDQKELEEFPNPVQALPEGPTGYQKVVRVFEGVKQANPGVYWYQIDSLKWIAETSYGNIPASNVEDGDKYAPVKTSVRDRIQMANNPAYIPDTYMDQTKRQVSSDVLIPSPHIAKVETTAYQGKNSLITKLELDPTKTIVTLTSETGKIDSKYYVKEYTKEYGKNPSGKTKYSTLYLTPLNITWRSKWTEQKKIRLTGTQRLKKDEEANLKGEVATMAHGAKQFGDWVDISTRPGVVWKSDNESVVSVNPSGKIKGVSPGTAKISVRWKSGTPYEYDLIAYLNVTVGDGPIPHEPGGVAGCKPTINPPNEVASPQTAFMDPGAQGHILADDPTNGIHFDATRGIPTSEHLYANTWAMNYLFQHTFGKQQGTITYDCEAELTYVRTWKVKQPNLPGPNGTSIPQPDKEDSDTVDVTYRFSFDRNYSYWKINNVELYSIEQAKMENYALPDGSRIILWPQGYTPPDLEMEHDEDVEIHVMPQETGEISYVPEVLASDGYEPLEVPDDTELLKGMAEGQTGPPDVKNDALDFTWEGSTTNVMDGSTVVENGPNPTQIPAPTKIGSYKNTGEQVLYEDRLLIPRTLLNKADTDSTGEIQYALYPMTLGGSGGKTFPIDPINTVTVHTPVVNYSLVSDDQPHNQKTVPNMNRSALILERPFTVRIPTSGQHLDAGSYPGYGDRDYAKYYRIKQVRFPFDVYSADRTEFYPRNTWIDIEVPVLDTTFYLPVWVDEGDYQVEFRNIAENAPSEYPMQSEVDAQPDANTDLYYHVASDEVSVEVIGRLYDFEITDIADYNWELVFRRFKGSIAPTWITYWTGTQDIDGDKQGNKPQFTVPIRPGSHPLQGYQNVAVKTGYHFKFDFKTKGNMFGPRDGIRLTPTFDFVGKDGSTRVPVDLYYSTNQRNFIRIGSTEDQVKRFVILNDRLRQVPSEQLRDTATYKYNRYGEIHPGMMSERAYQEYYRDKFTKMKTPVGGYSLLLMPEQLRTFIGPKTNIPTTASADVLRANAAIQQWYGEYSLPAEPYVVQAGTNLAEYGRTHGGLDAKSPIFLKDGYIVVNFNFESIREGNLAAPHLQYIHAPLMNQWLLEGFQRKVEDSYGNSLTLRDGDVVFYHADRSSRDDFSAQVPH; encoded by the coding sequence GTGTCGTGTTTTTTCTTTATTATTTTAATACTCATTACAACGGATAGTATTTCAATAGCAGCAAATGATAACGAAGCCCAGGATTTAAAAAGGATTGTTGTCAGTCCTGATCCTGAGGATCAGAAAGAATTAGAAGAGTTTCCTAACCCGGTACAGGCTCTACCGGAGGGACCAACGGGTTATCAAAAAGTAGTGAGGGTGTTTGAAGGGGTCAAGCAGGCTAACCCTGGGGTGTACTGGTACCAAATTGATAGTCTCAAGTGGATTGCAGAAACGTCATATGGAAATATTCCAGCAAGCAATGTTGAGGACGGAGACAAGTATGCACCTGTGAAAACATCTGTTCGAGATCGAATACAGATGGCCAACAATCCAGCATATATACCGGATACGTACATGGATCAGACTAAAAGGCAAGTGTCTTCTGATGTTCTCATTCCGAGCCCACATATCGCAAAAGTCGAGACAACGGCATATCAAGGGAAAAACTCTCTTATTACCAAACTCGAACTGGATCCTACCAAAACAATAGTAACTTTAACATCCGAAACAGGAAAGATAGATTCAAAGTACTACGTAAAAGAATACACAAAAGAATACGGCAAAAACCCCAGTGGCAAAACCAAGTACAGCACGTTATATCTAACACCTTTAAACATAACATGGCGAAGCAAGTGGACAGAGCAGAAAAAAATTCGGCTTACAGGTACGCAGCGTTTAAAGAAAGATGAGGAAGCCAATCTCAAAGGTGAAGTGGCTACGATGGCTCATGGAGCAAAGCAGTTCGGCGATTGGGTAGATATTTCGACCCGTCCGGGTGTGGTTTGGAAATCAGATAATGAAAGTGTCGTATCTGTTAACCCAAGCGGAAAGATCAAAGGTGTAAGCCCGGGTACTGCAAAAATATCCGTACGCTGGAAAAGCGGCACTCCGTACGAATATGATCTCATAGCATACTTAAATGTTACCGTTGGGGACGGCCCGATCCCGCATGAACCTGGTGGCGTAGCAGGTTGCAAACCTACGATAAATCCACCGAATGAAGTAGCCTCACCACAAACTGCTTTTATGGACCCGGGGGCTCAAGGGCATATTCTGGCGGATGACCCAACCAACGGCATTCATTTTGATGCGACGCGGGGGATACCGACCTCGGAGCATCTGTATGCCAATACGTGGGCGATGAACTATCTGTTTCAGCATACCTTTGGCAAACAGCAAGGCACGATTACATACGATTGTGAAGCAGAACTGACGTATGTTCGAACCTGGAAGGTGAAACAGCCTAACCTGCCTGGGCCGAATGGTACATCCATCCCGCAACCGGATAAAGAGGATTCGGATACGGTCGACGTCACGTACAGGTTCAGCTTTGACCGAAACTATAGCTATTGGAAAATCAATAACGTGGAACTGTATTCGATTGAGCAGGCCAAGATGGAGAATTATGCTCTCCCGGATGGAAGTCGAATTATACTCTGGCCTCAGGGGTACACACCGCCTGACCTGGAGATGGAGCATGACGAAGACGTGGAAATTCATGTCATGCCGCAGGAAACAGGAGAAATCAGCTATGTACCTGAAGTGCTGGCAAGCGATGGATATGAACCACTAGAAGTACCGGATGATACTGAACTGCTTAAAGGCATGGCGGAAGGTCAAACGGGGCCACCCGATGTGAAAAATGACGCGCTGGACTTCACGTGGGAGGGTTCGACGACCAACGTCATGGATGGTAGCACTGTCGTTGAGAACGGACCGAACCCGACGCAAATCCCGGCACCCACGAAGATTGGCTCGTATAAAAATACCGGGGAGCAGGTGCTCTATGAAGATCGGTTGTTGATTCCCCGGACACTCTTGAATAAAGCGGATACGGACTCCACAGGGGAAATTCAGTATGCCCTCTATCCCATGACTTTGGGAGGTAGTGGGGGAAAAACCTTTCCAATCGATCCGATCAATACCGTCACCGTCCATACCCCAGTCGTGAACTACTCGCTCGTATCGGATGACCAGCCGCATAACCAGAAAACCGTGCCGAACATGAATCGATCTGCGCTCATTTTGGAGCGACCGTTTACCGTTCGCATCCCGACGAGCGGCCAGCATCTGGATGCAGGCTCGTATCCGGGATACGGAGATCGGGACTATGCGAAGTATTATCGGATCAAACAGGTGCGTTTCCCGTTTGATGTGTATAGTGCCGACCGGACAGAGTTCTATCCACGAAATACGTGGATTGACATTGAGGTTCCTGTGCTGGATACGACCTTTTATTTACCCGTCTGGGTGGATGAGGGAGATTACCAGGTCGAGTTTCGCAACATTGCGGAAAATGCACCGTCCGAGTACCCTATGCAGTCAGAAGTCGATGCTCAGCCAGATGCGAATACCGATCTGTACTACCACGTTGCATCCGATGAAGTATCCGTCGAGGTTATTGGCCGATTGTATGACTTTGAAATCACGGATATTGCGGACTACAACTGGGAACTTGTTTTCCGGCGCTTCAAGGGCAGCATTGCCCCAACGTGGATTACCTACTGGACAGGCACGCAGGATATCGATGGGGACAAGCAGGGGAACAAACCCCAGTTTACCGTCCCGATTCGCCCGGGCAGTCACCCACTGCAAGGCTACCAGAATGTGGCCGTGAAAACGGGTTACCACTTCAAGTTTGATTTTAAAACGAAAGGCAACATGTTCGGCCCACGAGACGGCATACGTCTTACGCCAACCTTTGATTTTGTGGGTAAGGATGGCAGTACACGTGTGCCCGTGGATCTGTACTACTCCACCAACCAACGGAACTTTATTCGCATCGGTTCGACAGAAGACCAAGTGAAGCGGTTCGTGATTTTGAATGATCGGCTACGTCAAGTTCCGTCCGAACAACTGCGAGATACAGCGACGTACAAATACAACCGATATGGTGAAATCCATCCGGGGATGATGAGTGAACGAGCGTACCAAGAGTACTATCGAGACAAATTTACGAAAATGAAAACACCCGTAGGTGGGTATAGTCTACTCTTGATGCCAGAACAGTTGCGGACATTTATTGGTCCAAAAACGAATATTCCCACCACCGCCAGTGCCGATGTCCTCCGTGCGAATGCAGCCATTCAACAATGGTACGGGGAATACAGTCTGCCCGCGGAGCCCTATGTGGTGCAAGCGGGAACAAACTTGGCTGAGTATGGACGTACGCATGGCGGATTGGATGCTAAATCACCAATCTTCTTGAAGGATGGGTATATCGTGGTGAACTTTAACTTCGAGTCCATTCGAGAGGGAAATCTGGCGGCGCCTCATCTGCAATATATCCATGCTCCGCTGATGAATCAATGGTTGTTGGAAGGATTCCAGCGTAAGGTAGAGGATAGCTACGGAAACAGCTTGACGTTGCGGGACGGAGACGTGGTCTTTTACCATGCCGATCGCTCTAGCCGCGATGATTTCAGTGCGCAGGTACCGCATTAG